Genomic segment of Nocardiopsis mwathae:
GCGGCGGCGAGGTTCGCGTGCCGCGCCTCGCGCGGGTACCGGCGGTCGGCGAATCCGAGGTGCGGCCCTTCGGCTCCACGGCCGACGGGACGGTGCTGGTCACCGGTGGCACTGGTGGCCTGGGCGCTCTCGTGGCCGAACACCTGGTGCGGGAGCACGGGGTGCGGCACCTGCTGCTGACCAGCCGCCGGGGCATGGACGCGCCGGGGGCGGCCGAGCTCGTGGACAGGCTGACCGGGCTCGGGGCCGAGGCGGAGGTCGCGGCCTGCGACGTGTCCGACCGGGAGGCCCTCGCCGCCGTCCTGGGCATGATCCCGGCCGATCGGCCCCTGGCGGGGGTCGTCCACACGGCCGGGGTGCTGGACGACGGCGTTGTCCCGTCGCTCACTCCCGAGCGCATGGACACGGTGCTGCGTCCCAAGGTCGATGCGGCCTGGCACTTGCACGAGCTGACCCGGGACCGCGACCTGTCGGCGTTCGTGCTGTTCTCCTCGGCCGCCGGAGTTCTCGGCAGCCCGGGGCAGGGCAACTACGCGGCCGCCAACTCCTTCGCCGACGCGCTGGCCGCGCACCGCCGGGCGCAGGGGCTGGTCGGCCAGTCCCTCGCCTGGGGACTGTGGGCGCGGTCCAGCGGGATGACGGGGACACTCGACGACGCCGACCGCTCCCGGATCGCGCAGGGGGGCGTGCTTCCGCTCTCCGACGAGGAGGGCCTGGAACTCCTCGACGCGGCTGCCGTGTCCGGAGGGGCGCTCCTCGTCCCGATGGGCGTCGATCTCACGGCTGTGGGCGCGGCGGGAAATGGCCTTCCGGACCTCTTCCGAGGCCTGGTGCGGACACCGGCGCGGCGATCGGCGAGTGGCACACGGGCCGGCGCGGGGGCGCTGCGCAAGCAGCTCGCCGACCTCGCCGAGGAGGAGCGTGAAGGCGCGCTGCTGGAGGCGGTGCGCGGGTACGCGGCCACCGTGCTCGGGCACGGCGGCGCCGAGGACGTCGACCCGGACCGCGACTTCCTGGAGTCCGGCTTCGACTCGCTCACCGCGATGGAGCTGCGCAACCGGCTCAACGCCGCCCTCGGACTGAGCCTGTCGCCGATGGTGGTCTTCGACAGTAAGAACCCGGCGGATCTCGCCCGTTATGTTCTCGGTGAGCTAGCGGCGCAGCTGGACGGCGCCGTGAACGGTGGCGCGGCGTCGGCGGACTCGGCGATGTCGGGCGACGATCGGTCGGACACCCTGCACGACCTGTTCCAGAGCGCCGTGACCTCGGGCCACATGCAGAAGGGGTTGTCCCTGCTGCGTGCGGTCGCCGACATCCGGCCGGAGTTCGAGACGCCGGACCAGCTGGAGGAGCCGATCAGGGCGGTGCGGTTGGCCGACGGGTCGAAGCGGCCCCGGCTGATCTGCCTGGCCACGCCCATGGCGACCGGTGGCGTGCACCAGTTCGCGCGGCTGGTTCCGCCGTTCCGCGGGGAGCGCCCGGTGGCGGCCCTGCCGCTGCCGGGCTTCGGGCGCGGGGAGCCGTTGCCGACATCGCTCGACGGCGTGCTCGCGGCGATCGCGGACAGCGTGCTGGACGCGGCCGAGGGAGAGCCCTACGTGCTGCTCGGCTACTCGTCGGGCGGCCTGGTGGCCCAAGCCCTCACCGCCCGCCTGGAGGACCTGGGCAAGCGGCGGCCGGAGGCGGTCGTCATGCTCGACACCTACCAGGTGGACGACTCCGGGAAGGCCGACCTGTTCGAGGACCTGATCGGGGGCCTGTACACGAAGGAGTCGAACTTCGGGCGCTTCGACAGCGCGCGCCTGTCCGGGATGATCCGCTACATCGACCTGCTGCTCGGCGACTTCACGGCCCGGAGCATCGAGACGCCGATCCTGTTCGTCGGCGCGAGCGAGTGGTTCAGCGACGCGAAGCCGAACGAGCGAGCGGAGCCGTCGATGCCGTTCGCCGACGGCCGGTTCGCGTCGGCGGTGGAGTCGAGTGAGGAGGCCGGGCGCGTAGAAAGCACTGCTGCGGCGGAGGCGGCGGACGGCGAGGACTGGCAGGCGACGTGGGACGGAGCCGCGGCCACGGTGCGCGTGCCGGGCAACCACTTCACCATCGTCGAGCAGGACGCGGTGACGACCGCCCACGCCATCGAAGAATGGCTCGCGACCCTCGACATCTGATACCGCTTCCACCCCACCTCCTCCGATGATCTCGGGGACGGCGACGTAATACCGGCGGGTATTCGGTCGACGGGCCCGAGATCAACGGGGGATCAGGGGTGCCCCCACCCGTTGGCGAGCCGCCGCATGTAGGGCCGGATGAGGGCGGGCTGGACGGAGTCGTGGCGCTTGTTCCAGCAGCCGATGGGTTCGCCGGGGTAGGCGAAGATGAAGGTATGGCGGACCGGGAGGAGTGTCCAGCCCTTCCGCAGTCCCCTGGTGTGGTCGCTCAGCCAGGCGCCGAACAGCTCTTCGGCATGACTGGACTCCCGTGCCCAGAGGAACATCGGCGGGCGGCGTCGGCCGCGACGCTCGTCGGACAGGATGAGGAGCAGCACCGCCGCCACGATGTCGGCCAGGCGCCCCAGCACTCCCCGCCGGGGTTTGGCGTGCCGGGCGTGGTAGGTCGGAATCCTTGCGGCGATCACTTCTCACCTCGTGGGAATGAAGGGCGGCAGGCCGTCGGGGCCTGTCCGACGGTGGAGGCGGCCCGGACACCGGTCCCCAGGTCGTGTCCGGGGACGGTGCGGTCGTGGCCCCATGCGTCCGCCAGCGCTTCGACGAGCAGGAGCCCGCGCTGACCCTCGGTAGTCAACCAGTCATCAGGGGACCTGTGTGCAGGAATCGTGGGAATGAGTCCGCTTCCGTCCTCGTCGACCTTCGGATCCCGCCGGGCGCCGCAGGGGCTCGTGCGGCTCTGTGGTCAGGCTCCTTGCCAGGCTCTTCGCCCGGTACTTTCGTGCTGCCGGGGTTCGAGAACCGCGCCGCTGCGGGCGGTCCATGGAGAGGCGAGGGAAACGCGTCCACGGGGTCGAGGTCGGGGTCCGGGAATCCGGGGGGCGGTCCTTCTGTGTTCTGTCATGCGGAATGTTCAGGGTTCAATATGTGAGCGTCGGCCATTTTGTGTTCTTGATCGTTTGTGATTCGACGGACGTCGGTCGCAGTGGTGATGGCACCATTGACTTCAGAGTTCATGCTGATGGAGGTGGGTGATCCGGAGGGTGGTAAGTGTGGTGTCATCACCACTGCCCTTGGTGGTGCGTGCACCAGTGTGATCATCTGTAGGCTCCTGGAAGCCTTGAGTCATGGGATGAATGCTGCCATTTTCAATAGGTGAATATTCCATCACTTCCGTGGGCCATGATCGCTGTTCTTCTGCGATCTGGTCCTTCTTTATGGTGAGCGCGTTATTTGCTGCCGTGATCACTCTGGATGGTGTGGGTGAGTAACGAACAGAAGCTTCTCGACTACCTCAAGCGGACCACCGCCGACCTGCGCAGTGCGCGGAAGAAGGTCATCGAGGCGGAGCTGCGGGAGCGGGAGCCGATCGCGATCGTCGGGATGGGCTGCCGGTTTCCCGGCGGGGTGGAGTCGCCCGAGGACCTGTGGCGGGTCGTCGACGAAGGCCGCGACGTCGTCGGTGGCTTCCCCGAGGACCGGGGGTGGGACCTGGCCGGGCTCTACGACCCCGAACCGGGCAGGCCCGGAAAGTGCTACGTGGACCAGGGCGGCTTCCTCTACGACGCCGGGGACTTCGACGCCGACTTCTTCGGCATCAGCCCACGCGAAGCCAAGGACTCCGACCCCCAACAGCGCCTGCTCCTGGAGACGGCCTGGGAGGCGATCGAGAGTGCCGGCATCGATCCCACGACGCTGAAAGGCACCCCCACCGGCGTGTTCGCCGGGGTCATGCACCACGACTACGGCGTCGGCAACACCGTCGGCAGCATCGTCTCCGGGCGCATCTCCTACACCCTCGGCCTGCAAGGGCCGGCCGTCTCCCTCGACACCGCCTGCTCGTCCTCACTGGTGGCTCTGCACACCGCCGCGCAGTCGCTGCGCAGGCAGGAATGCGGCCTCGCCCTCGTCGGCGGTGTCACCGTCATGGCCACCCCCGACGCCTTCCTCTACTTCAGCGAGCAGCGCGGACTTGCCTCCGACGGCCGCTGCAAGTCCTTCGCCGCGGCCGCGGACGGCACCGGGTGGAGCGAAGGCGTCGGCATGCTCCTGGTCGAACGCCTCTCCGACGCCGAGAAGAACGGCCACCGCGTCCTCGCCGTCCTCCGGGGCAGCGCGGTCAACCAGGACGGCGCCAGCAGCGGCCTCACCGCGCCGCACGGCCCCTCCCAGATCCGGGTGATCGAGCAGGCCCTGGAGGACGCCCGGCTGCCCGCCGAGTACGTCGATGCCGTCGAGGCGCATGGGACCGGTACGACCCTGGGCGACTCGGTGGAGGCGCAGGCGCTGCTCGCCACCTACGGGAAGGACCGCCCCGCCGACCGGCCCGTGCGGCTCGGGTCGATCAAGTCGAACATGGGCCACGCCCAGGCCGCCGCCGGTGTCGCCGGGGTGATCAAGATGGTCATGGCGATGCGCCACGACCGGCTGCCCCGGACCCTGCACGTCGACGCGCCCTCGCCGCAGATCGACTGGTCCGCGGGCGGTGTCGAACTCTTGACCGCCCCGGTCGCCTGGCCGCGCACCGACGAACCGCGCCGCGCGGCCGTCTCCTCGTTCGGAATCAGCGGCACCAACGTCCACGTCATCCTGGAGGAGCCCCCGCCCGCCGAAGGCGAACCGAGCCCGACCGACGGCGACGCGCCGGACCCCGCCGCGCCGCTCCCCGTCCCCTGGGTGCTCTCCGCCACGACCCCCGAAGCCCTGCGTGCCCAGGCCGCCAAACTCCACTCTCACCTGGAGGAGCGGCCCGACCTGCACCCGGTGGACGTCGGCCACTCCCTGGCCACGACGCGTACCGCCTTCGCCCACCGAGCCGTCGCCGTCGGCAACGGCCGTGACGAACTCATGCGCGGACTCGCCGATCTGGCCCACGGCGGCTCCGCCGACAACATCGTCCACGGCACCGGCTCGACCGAAACCCCGCGTGTGGTGTTCGTCTTTCCCGGTCAGGGCTCGCAGTGGGCCGGGATGGCGGCCGGGCTGCTCGACGCCTCGCCCGTCTTCACCGAACGTATGGGGGAGTGCGCCCGAGCCCTGAAGCCGTTCGTCGACTGGGACCTGTTCGACGTGCTGCGCGGCCGCCCTGGCGCGCCCACGCTCGCCGCGGTCGACGTCGTGCAGCCGGCGCTGTGGGGGGTGATGGTGTCGCTGGCCGAGTTGTGGCGCGCCCACGGGGTCGAGCCCTCGGCGGTGGTCGGACATTCCCAAGGCGAGGTCGCCGCCGCCTGCGTGGCCGGAGCGCTCTCGCTCGACGACGGCGCCCGCGTCGTGAGCCAGCGCAGCCGCGTCATCGCCGAGCGGCTGGCCGGGAAGGGCGCCATGGCCTCGGTGGTGGCACCGGTCGGCCGGGTCCGCGACCTGGTCGCCGCCTGGGGCGGACGCATCCAGATCGCCGCGGAGAACGGCCCGAGCTCCGTGGCGATCTGCGGCGAACCTCCCGTGATCGACGAGCTGATCGAACGGCTGACCGGCGAGGGCATCCGCGCGCGTCGCATCGGCGTCGACTTCGCGTCCCACTCCTCGTTCGTCGAGGACGTCCGCGACGACATGCTCCAGGCGTGCGACCCCGTGCGCCCCCGGTCATCGGATATCGCCTTCCACTCGACGGTCACCGCGGCACGCCTGGACACGGCAGGCCTCGGCGCCGACTACTGGTACCGCAACCTCCGGTCCACCGTGCGCTTCGACGAGGCCGTGCGCGGTCTGCTCGACACCGGCGCCGACATCTTCATCGAGGTCAGCCCGCACCCCGTGCTCTCCCTGGGGGTGGACCAGGCCATCGAGGCCGCCGGTGCTCCCGCCGCCACGGTGCCGACCCTGCGCCGCGACGACGGCGGCCCGGCCCGGTTCGCGATCTCGCTCGCCGAGGCGTACGTGCACGGTGTCCCCGTGGACTGGGCCAGGGAGTTCTCGGGAGTCGGCGCCCGGCGCGTGGACCTGCCGACCTACGCGTTCCAGCGCGAACGCTACTGGGTCGACCCCTCGGGCCCCTGCACCGGCGCCCCGGCGGGCCCCGCCGGCGGCGTCGGCCTGGAGCCGGTGGACCACCCCGTCCTCACCGCCGCGATGCCCGCGCCCGAGACCGGCGGCGTAGTGCTGGTGGGCCGACTGGCCCGCGCCTCCCACCCCTGGGTGGCCGACCACGCCGTCGCTGACACGGTCCTCTTCCCCGGCACCGGCTTCGTCGAGCTGGCGATCCGCGCAGGAGACGAGGCGGGCTGCGGGCGGCTGGACGAACTGACCCTGGAGGCACCGCTCGTCCTCCCCGACCGGGGAGGCGTCGCGCTCCAGGTCGTGGTCGGCGAGCGGGACGCGGCCGGGGCGCGTTCCGTCGGCATCTACTCGCGCGCCGACGACGGACCATCCCGCGAGACCCCCTGGACCCGGCACGCCACCGGATCGGTGAGCGAGACGCCGACCGAGAGCGCGGCCGCCGGGCTGAGCGTGCCCCCTGCGCGCTCAGCCTCCTCGCTCGGCTCCGCCGCCGACGCGGGTGGGCCTGCGGCGGGTGGCGTCGACGGCTCCGCTCGCTCGTTCGACTTCGCCTCGCCGTGGCCCCCGGCCGACGCCACCGCACTGGATGTCGCCGACGCCTATGAACGTCTGCGGGCCGACGGGTACGGCTACGGCCCGGTGTTCCAGGGACTGCGTGCGGCATGGCGCCGTGGCGACGAGCTGTTCGCCGAAGTCGCCCTGGCCGACGCGGCGCGAGCGGAAGCCGACGGCTTCGGCCTGCACCCCGCCCTCCTCGACGCCGCACTGCACCCCGCCCTCCTCCCCGGCGACGGCGCCGAAGGCGGACGCGACGGGGTCGGCGACGCCAAGGGCGACGGCGGCGCGACCATGGTCCTCCCCTTCGGCTGGAACGGGGTCACCCTCCACGCGGTCGGCGCCACCGAACTGCGTGTCCGGCTGGTGACGGCTCCCAGCGGCGGCGGGGAACTGGCCGTGGCCGATACCTCCGGCCGCCCTGTTCTGACGGTCGACTCGCTGGTCGTGCGCAAGGTCCCGGCCGACCGGCTGATCACGGCCGCCCGGCGGCCACACGAGTCCCTCTACCGGGTGCGCTGGGAGCCCGCACCGAGTCTGGCGCGTGTCGCATCCTCCCCGCCCTCCCCGGCGGCCCCTCGCGGCCTGGTCGTCCTCGGCCCCGACACGCTCGGCCTCGGCGGCGGCGCCGAACAACTCGCCGACACCACCGCACTCGCCGCCGCCATCGACAACGGGCGCACCCCGCCCGACCTCGTGGTCACGCGCATCGCGCCCGCGACCGGCGACCTGCCGGACGCGGCCCGCACCACCGCCTGCGAAACACTGGACCTGCTGCAGGCCTGGTGCGGCGACGACCGGCTCGCCACCTCCCGCCTGGTCGTGGTGGCCGGCGGCGCAGCGGTCGCCGGCGCCGACGCGGAGCACACGGACCTCGGCCTGGCCCCGGTGCGGGGCCTCGTCCGCTCGGCGCAGGCCGAGAACCCCGGCCGAATCGTGCTGCTCGACCCAGACGACTCCGTCATCCCCGCAGACCTCCTGTGCGCGCTGGCGGAGTCCGGCGAACCCGAGGTCGCACTGCGCGCCGGGACGCCCTGGGTCCCCCGACTGGCCCGGACCGGCGCGCCCGCCGACCGCCCCGACGCGTGGGACGCCTCCGGCACGGTCCTGATCACGGGCGGAACCGGCGGGCTCGGCGCGCTCGTCGCCCAGCACCTGGTCGCCGAACACGGCGTGCGGCACCTGCTGCTGGCCGGCCGCCGCGGCCCCGACGCCCCCGGAGCGGCCGAACTCCAGGCCGACCTCGTCGCCCGTGGCGCCACCGTCACCATGGCCGCCTGCGACGTCTCCGATCGCGCGGAAGTGGCCCGCCTGCTCGCCGGGATCCCGGTCGAACGTCCCCTGACCGGGGTGGTGCACACCGCCGGTGTGCTCGACGACGGCGTCATCGGTTCGCTGACCGCCGAGCGTATGGACAAGGTCATGCGTCCCAAGGTCGACGCCGCCTGGCACCTGCACGAGTTCACCCACGACCTCGACCTGTCGGCGTTCGTGCTGTTCTCGTCCGCTGCCGGGGTCCTGGGCAACCCCGGCCAGGGCAATTACGCGGCGGCCAACACCTTCCTCGACGCGCTCGCCGCACACCGCCGCGCCTCCGGGCTGCCCGGCCGGTCGCTGGCCTGGGGACTGTGGGCGCGAAGCAGCGGGATGACCGACGCGCTCGGCGGCGCCGGCACCTCCAGGATCGCGCGCGGCGGCGTGCTGCCCCTGCGCGACAGCGAAGGCCTGGAGCTGTTCGACGCCGCCACGACCTCAGACGACGCCGCCTCCGTCCCCATCAGGCTGGACCTGGAATCCCTGTCCGGCAGCGGCGACCTCCCCCCGCTGTTCCGCGGGCTCGTGCGCCGTCCCTCCCGGCGGATCGTCAGCGGCCGCGCCGACGCCGAGCCACTGCGCGACCGACTCACCGGCGAGCCCCGGGAGGCGATCGAGGCAGAGGTGCTGGACCTGGTACGGACCCACGTGGCGGCGGTGCTCGGACACGGCGGCCCCGAGGACATCGACCCCGACCGGAACTTCTTCGAATCGGGCTTCGACTCGCTCACCGTGATGGAGCTCCGCAACGGGTTGAACGCCGCCACCGGGCTGTCCCTGCCGCAAATGGTCGTGTTCGACAACGACAACCCCGCCGCACTCGCCCGACAGGTCGCGTACCTCCTGACCGAGGAACTGGACGGCGG
This window contains:
- a CDS encoding type I polyketide synthase, giving the protein MSNEQKLLDYLKRTTADLRSARKKVIEAELREREPIAIVGMGCRFPGGVESPEDLWRVVDEGRDVVGGFPEDRGWDLAGLYDPEPGRPGKCYVDQGGFLYDAGDFDADFFGISPREAKDSDPQQRLLLETAWEAIESAGIDPTTLKGTPTGVFAGVMHHDYGVGNTVGSIVSGRISYTLGLQGPAVSLDTACSSSLVALHTAAQSLRRQECGLALVGGVTVMATPDAFLYFSEQRGLASDGRCKSFAAAADGTGWSEGVGMLLVERLSDAEKNGHRVLAVLRGSAVNQDGASSGLTAPHGPSQIRVIEQALEDARLPAEYVDAVEAHGTGTTLGDSVEAQALLATYGKDRPADRPVRLGSIKSNMGHAQAAAGVAGVIKMVMAMRHDRLPRTLHVDAPSPQIDWSAGGVELLTAPVAWPRTDEPRRAAVSSFGISGTNVHVILEEPPPAEGEPSPTDGDAPDPAAPLPVPWVLSATTPEALRAQAAKLHSHLEERPDLHPVDVGHSLATTRTAFAHRAVAVGNGRDELMRGLADLAHGGSADNIVHGTGSTETPRVVFVFPGQGSQWAGMAAGLLDASPVFTERMGECARALKPFVDWDLFDVLRGRPGAPTLAAVDVVQPALWGVMVSLAELWRAHGVEPSAVVGHSQGEVAAACVAGALSLDDGARVVSQRSRVIAERLAGKGAMASVVAPVGRVRDLVAAWGGRIQIAAENGPSSVAICGEPPVIDELIERLTGEGIRARRIGVDFASHSSFVEDVRDDMLQACDPVRPRSSDIAFHSTVTAARLDTAGLGADYWYRNLRSTVRFDEAVRGLLDTGADIFIEVSPHPVLSLGVDQAIEAAGAPAATVPTLRRDDGGPARFAISLAEAYVHGVPVDWAREFSGVGARRVDLPTYAFQRERYWVDPSGPCTGAPAGPAGGVGLEPVDHPVLTAAMPAPETGGVVLVGRLARASHPWVADHAVADTVLFPGTGFVELAIRAGDEAGCGRLDELTLEAPLVLPDRGGVALQVVVGERDAAGARSVGIYSRADDGPSRETPWTRHATGSVSETPTESAAAGLSVPPARSASSLGSAADAGGPAAGGVDGSARSFDFASPWPPADATALDVADAYERLRADGYGYGPVFQGLRAAWRRGDELFAEVALADAARAEADGFGLHPALLDAALHPALLPGDGAEGGRDGVGDAKGDGGATMVLPFGWNGVTLHAVGATELRVRLVTAPSGGGELAVADTSGRPVLTVDSLVVRKVPADRLITAARRPHESLYRVRWEPAPSLARVASSPPSPAAPRGLVVLGPDTLGLGGGAEQLADTTALAAAIDNGRTPPDLVVTRIAPATGDLPDAARTTACETLDLLQAWCGDDRLATSRLVVVAGGAAVAGADAEHTDLGLAPVRGLVRSAQAENPGRIVLLDPDDSVIPADLLCALAESGEPEVALRAGTPWVPRLARTGAPADRPDAWDASGTVLITGGTGGLGALVAQHLVAEHGVRHLLLAGRRGPDAPGAAELQADLVARGATVTMAACDVSDRAEVARLLAGIPVERPLTGVVHTAGVLDDGVIGSLTAERMDKVMRPKVDAAWHLHEFTHDLDLSAFVLFSSAAGVLGNPGQGNYAAANTFLDALAAHRRASGLPGRSLAWGLWARSSGMTDALGGAGTSRIARGGVLPLRDSEGLELFDAATTSDDAASVPIRLDLESLSGSGDLPPLFRGLVRRPSRRIVSGRADAEPLRDRLTGEPREAIEAEVLDLVRTHVAAVLGHGGPEDIDPDRNFFESGFDSLTVMELRNGLNAATGLSLPQMVVFDNDNPAALARQVAYLLTEELDGGTGGEQQNDPEEADDLHARLREAVLSGDPQRGLAMLRVAAEERPRYDSPADLDEPPAPVRLAEGAGNPRLICVSTPMATGGVHQFTRLVTHLRGVRHVSAVPVPGFSSGERIPATGACALETIAQSVLRAAEGQPFALLGYSSGGLLAQAVAGHLQANRGIDPTGVVMLDTYPIKGRTGAPIFERLIGGLFDREATYGWFDATRLTGQAAYMNILQDLDTDISRAPLFFVGAEAPFETEPDGSAPADWAATWESATLTRRVPGDHFTMVEDHAETTARAVEEWLARLG